CGGCAAGACGGTGCATGCCTATACCTCGCCGCATCTGGCGCGGTTCCATGAACGGATTCGTCTGGCAGGAGAATTGATATCCGAAGATGCGCTTACCGCAGTGCTGGATGAATGCTATGCCGCCAATGGTGGCGAAACGATCACCTATTTCGAAATCACGACGGCTGCTGCGCTGTTGGCATTTTCGCGGACGTTGGCAGATTATACACTGCTGGAAGTCGGTCTTGGCGGCCGCCTTGACGCGACCAATGTGATGGACAGCGTCGCGCTCAGCATCATCACCCCTGTTTCAATCGACCACACGCAGTTTCTGGGCGAGACTTTGCCAGAAATTGCAGGTGAAAAGGCTGGTATCATTAAGCGCGGTGTCCCTTGCGTCGTCGGTCCGCAGGAAGAGGCGGGGCTGGACGTCATTGAACAAACTGCTGCGCGTCTTGGTGCACCTCTTTTGGCCTACGGCCAGCAATGGCATGTCGGGATGGAGGCGGGCAGGTTGGTTTATCAGGATGAAACCGGACTTCTCGATTTACCCTTGCCGAACCTGCCGGGTGCCCACCAAGTCATGAACGCCGGTGCCGCGCTTGCTGCTTTGCGGCATTTCGGCTGTGATGAAGCGGCCTGCGAGGCGGCGGTGACCCAAGCGTTCTGGCCAGCGCGCATGCAACGCCTGAAAACCGGCGTGCTGACCGAGATTGCTCCTCAAGCGGAGCTTTGGTTGGATGGTGGTCATAACGCATCTGCCGGTCAGGCAATTGCCGATTTGCTGGCGACGGGGCCCGCGCGCCCGATGCATCTGATCTGCGGCATGCTGAATACCAAAGACATCGCAGGCTACATGCGACCCTTGGCGAAACAGGCAAAGACGCTTCATGCTGTTTCTATCCCCGGTGAGGCGGCCACCTTGTCAGCACAAGAGACAGCAGCCGCAGCCAGAGATGTGGGCATGACGGCCTTTGAGGCCGAAAGCGTTGAAGCGGCCTTGCGCGATATTATCGCCCAAGACCCTCAGGCGCGGGTACTGATTTGCGGTTCTCTTTATCTGGCTGGTGCAGTTTTGCGTCAGAACGGGTAATTTTAACTTCTCGTGGTCCCG
The Sulfitobacter noctilucicola genome window above contains:
- a CDS encoding bifunctional folylpolyglutamate synthase/dihydrofolate synthase — its product is MTAETSDHILERMMALHPKVIDLTLGRMFRLLEALGNPQNKLPPVIHIAGTNGKGSTQAMIRAGLEASGKTVHAYTSPHLARFHERIRLAGELISEDALTAVLDECYAANGGETITYFEITTAAALLAFSRTLADYTLLEVGLGGRLDATNVMDSVALSIITPVSIDHTQFLGETLPEIAGEKAGIIKRGVPCVVGPQEEAGLDVIEQTAARLGAPLLAYGQQWHVGMEAGRLVYQDETGLLDLPLPNLPGAHQVMNAGAALAALRHFGCDEAACEAAVTQAFWPARMQRLKTGVLTEIAPQAELWLDGGHNASAGQAIADLLATGPARPMHLICGMLNTKDIAGYMRPLAKQAKTLHAVSIPGEAATLSAQETAAAARDVGMTAFEAESVEAALRDIIAQDPQARVLICGSLYLAGAVLRQNG